aatCATTTGCTAAAACTTCTTCTGTGATTGTCATTTGAAGACAGAGCAGGTGTCAGAGACAGCTGTACATGGCCATCAAAATCTGTCACACCAGGGAAGAGACACCTTTGAGCTCTCAGAAATAATTACTGTCAAAGACAGTGCCTGGCATAAAGACACTGAACTGCTCAGGCACACAGTGAGAGTCAccatatatgtacacacatgtCAAATACATTCATTTCTGCATGAAAATTGGAAATAAAGCAGCAGTTTGCTTACTCCATACTTAATAAACTTGGCTCTTTCAACACAAGAAGGATCATGCAAGAAGATGGGATTCACTTTTGGAAAGCACGagaatttcctttcatttttgtaCATGAGTTCCCTGGTTTGGGGAAAGTTCAAATTGCCGTCAGCTAAAGCTGCACCCAAATTCTTATTAgcagagggggagggaaaaagatTCTTCCTTACCACAACTCTCCCTGAGGCTGTTCCTGCACACAGTGCAGAgaaagctgcagggagggaattACCCTAagatgcagcagggaaggattACAGCTCGGGACATGGATGGTTTTCAGCCAATTCTCTCCTGTGCCCAATGAGCATTTTCACCACCAGCTGACAGTAATTCTGAAAAAAGCCTTTTGTACtctccttggggtttttttttttccttttttgtgtaAGAAATTGGGAATTTATTTGAAAGGTTTGAACGGAGACCTGCCATACCTCAGCTGCCTGTTTTTATCCCAGGTTCTGGAACAAACCTCTCTCTTGAGTCCTGTTGGCATTTAGTAACAGCCCACAAACCATTCCTAGCAGGGTGCAATGAGAGCCACTGGAGCTGGTTTAGAGCTGTGCAGCAAAAATacccaaagcacagcagaaactATATCATAccttccccctctgccccaTTGCATCAGCAGCAGCCTCACAACTCCAAAATAGGTCTTTTGCCCCAAAAGCTCTGTGCCACATCAGCCAGTGCCCACAGCTTTGTTCCCGATGCGCAGCCCCCCCAGCGCTCCCCCATGTCAGGCAGGGCAgcgaggcagggcagggcaatgcaggcagggcagcgaggcagggcagggcaggcagggcagggcaatgcaggcagggcagggcaatgcaggcagggcaggcagggcagggcaatgcaggcagggcagcgcaggcagggcagggcaatgcaggcagggcagcgcaggcagggcagggcaggcagggcagggcaatGCAGGCAGGGCAATGCAGGCAGGGCAAtgcagggagggcagcgaggcagggcagggcaatgcaggcagggcagcgcaggcagggcagggcaggcagggcagggcaatgcaggcagggcagggcaatgcaggcagggcagcgcaggcagggcagggcaatGCAGGCAGGGCAGCGCAGGCAGGGCAGCGCAGGCAGGGCAGCGCAGGCAGCGCAGGCAGGGCAGCGAGGCAGGGCAATGCAGGCAGGGCAATGCAGGCAGGGCAGCGCAGGCAGCGCAGGCAGGGCAGCGCAGGCAGGGCAGCGAGGCAGGGCAATGCAGGCAGGGCAATGCAGGCAGGGCAATGCAGGCAGGGCAATGCAGGCAGGGCAGCGAGGCAGGGCAGCGCAGGCAGGCTGTTCCCGACGTGTCGGCACGTCCCGCATGGGAGCCGCGGCCAGGAACACGGCAGCTGCCTGCGCGCAACGTGCAGCCTGTGTGTGGTAGGGCTGTACTCGCAGCCTGCCAACACCCGGGCCGGGAACGCAGCGGGATGGCCGCTGCCAATGGGAGCCGGCAGGAACGAAGCCATGTGGGAAACTTAAAATGCAAGTGGAGCTGGGAGTGCGTGGCGAGTCCTTCCCAAGCGCTGCCTGAGCTGGCGGGTGGCTGGTTTCGGTCGGTTCCAGTAATGGGGATGGGTGTGAGAGCGGGGAGCGCGGGCAGCGTGcgctgggagaggggctgggatgaACCAGGGACCCGCAGAGGCGTTTGGCTGCGGCGTGCTTGGTATACACTGCTGTGAAGGCGATTAGACCCCACTCTGATCTCCATCGGTTTCATTTAGACAAAAATCTGGAATCTGGATTTAAAGATGCTCTTTTAGCTGTTTCAGAAATCAGAAACAGACTCTGCAAGGGAGGGGAAACATGTATTTGCATCCATGAAGTCCTGCGTGTTGCTACCCTGCTTCGTGGAGCAGAATATTGTTCGAGTGTTCATTAAAGCAACGCTAAACCGATCTTATTTCCTGAAGCATTCCACATGCTAAACCCACCTAACAATGCTTTTAGGAATATCTTCTCCCATTCACTAAACTTTCCTTTAGATTTAGAAGCCCACTCAAGCtagaaaaaatagtatttaagGCAGTCTGTGACAAAAGGTGACACCCCTTCCCAGGTGAGACTTCTCCAAATCTTATTTCCAAGGTGCATGGGAATTTCCGCGGAGCGCGGGCATCCCTGGAACGCTCACAAGCGGATGGTTTTCCAGCTAACAGCCTCattcacacaaacacacacatcgCCCTCCCCAGCAAACCTCCTCTGACGGGGACCgtcccagctgggcaggggcagaagcagctgcccCATCGCCTGCGCTCCCTCCGGGATGTTCGGGGCGGGGATGGGGGATGCTCCCCCCCGGGGTGCCGGTCGTCCCCCCCCGCCGGGGCTGAGGAAGCGAAGGGAGCAGTGGAGTTGCTCTGCATATTAATGAGCGGGGAGCGAGGGCAGCGGGAGCCGCTttaaaggaggagaagggaaggcagcGGCAGAGCGCAGGCAGCGCCGGGCAGCCGCTCCGCCGGGAGCCGCtccgctgtcccctccctggtGACCCAGCCCCGGGACAGCGGGATCGGGGGGACGAACCCCAAGCGAACAAACACATCAACCCCCCGGCGTCTCCTTGGGTACCTGCTATCTCACAATGAAGCtcctgacagcagctctgcttctgttCTTCATCGCGATGTGCTTAGCCAGCGCGGAAGGTAAAGTGGTTTATTCTGCTTATTCCCGCTTAAATCTCTTTTGTAATTTGTGCTTCTGTCTTGATAGCCCTGCCTTGGGCTGAGCTATCCCCTGCACGGTGGAAAGGTGTGATATATGGAATCTGTGAGTAAGGGAGCTGCAAGTTGTTCAAAGGTGAAGTAGGGGTAAAATACACGGGATAAAGTTGTGTCTTCGTTTGTGTCTTCACTGCAAGGCAAGGAGCTCGCAGTGGGGCAGGTCACGCCATGTTCTTCGTTATTCAGGAATAGAGCTCAAACATCTCCTTTGAAACTGAGGGTGGTTTTCAGGGAAAATagagcagagctggatgcaaGGTGGTGGCACAGTCTGCGTTTTCTGCTGTGCACAAAAATGATGGTTAAAAATGCTCAGCTTTTGTCTGGCTACGACTGCACCACAGCATCCGTGAAAGGAGGAATGACTCAAAGTCCTACAAAGTCCAAGTGAGACACGAGTGAATGAGAAAGTAGCCCAGACATGCACTTGCTTGCTCAGTTTAAAGCAAGTTCCGactctttcatttccttttgttaaaTACAATTATACTTAATCACAGCAGGTGCACTTAAAGAAATCTGCTCTTTACAAAGTCCCAGAACATATGTAATGCTCTAAAACATATTTCCCAGAGAGTCACTACCTTTTTCTGGGATAtaccaaaggagaaaaaaaaaccctctttttaAGCTCAACAGCATTACAAAATTCATCTTTTCCCACCAAGGCTTTAAAGAGCAAACTGAAGTTTTCCTGGATACACACAGGCTGGAGGGGAAGGGATGCTTGGTATGCAGGAGGCTTTGCAGGCGCATGAGAAAATGCTTTCTCTTGTAGGCGTGAAGTGCAAATGTTCAAGAAAAGGTCCTAAAATAAGATTCTCTAATGTACGGAAGCTGGAAATAAAACCGAGGTACCCATTTTGCGTGGAAGAGATGATTATGtaagttttccttcatttattgCTTTCTGTTTCCCTGTCAGCTGAACTGCTTCACCTTATCTGCAAGTTCcttctttgttctttgttttcctcatgcCCTGGCATGCTAATTCCTAGGAACAGTCATTTGCTgcatcagaggaaaaaaacccgtACAATTCTGACCAAAACCCCAGGCATCATTTTTTGacacaatgctttttttt
Above is a window of Corvus moneduloides isolate bCorMon1 chromosome 15, bCorMon1.pri, whole genome shotgun sequence DNA encoding:
- the CXCL14 gene encoding C-X-C motif chemokine 14, encoding MKLLTAALLLFFIAMCLASAEGVKCKCSRKGPKIRFSNVRKLEIKPRYPFCVEEMIIVTLWTRVRGEQQHCLNPKRQNTVRLLKWYRVWKEKGRVYEE